The genomic window tgcgaccatcaagTCCCATTTTGTGACTTTTATGTCGAAATCCATTCAAAGATATGAAATTGCATCATATACCAATTTGCCAAGGACCCATGGAACCTTTTTAACGGCTGGTATGTAGTTACCAAATTTGGATATCGTGGTATGACCTTTAAAAAACAATGAatattaagttatttatttattttttgttttaattttttttttattaattttatagtgaccttttgtggaaagctagcttgtTTTGTTCAGGTGGCCAATTCTGTGCTTGCAAATTTTGACTGAATTTGAAATATCATGCGGTGCGACCAAATATCATGTGGTGTGACCACTGCAGAGTGTCTTCCATTATAGATATATGTCACAGTTTTTGTGCTTTTATATTCAATTTATGGTTTATATACACAAAATACTTTATTTCAAGGTTTTTGTGACATTTGGAGCGACCActcatcatgtggtgcgaccaataatagcaataactgtattaaatttaatatataatttctgTGGTTGAAATATGAATCATTGCTATAATATGCTTAAGTGAatggtatttttttaaacatttatcagTTTTATACAATTTACAGAAAAAGTAAGTCTGCTGACTACGTTTAAGAAGGCAAATCTGAAATTGTAGAATACAAATATGAGATCATCATTTACAAAAATTCAAAAGAAATGcaactttgtttctaaacactttaattactgagaacagctaaataaaatgttaagcatgttaaggaaattaattcgtttttatataaattatggtctctccacatgacattttttaagGCTACGGCCAATTCGTCTAGatttaaaaacacttttaatatgaatttatgtgtattttaaattTGGCCTGTCAAATCCTTATCTGTCAGTGACCCTTATATCATTTATAATGTATAGAATTTCTATTATGTGCATTAGCATGTTTTACACCTGAGGTAATTAATACAATTACACATtttgtttcatattaaaagtTTGCGTTCACTTGcttctcaaaatttagatttggCCTGAAAAGGCCTTTTATATTGTAACAAGATATAGTCCGTTGTCAACATGTTGCCAGTGTGGACCAATACGCTGTGTCCTATAGCAGCAatggtaaagaaaaaaaaatatcttggAAGCTTTTAATGCTCGTGGTTCAAACAAAAGCCCATATTGGTCTTCCCACTCAGGCATCTGAAGCTCAGTATGGTGCACGAGGAAGAACATTTTTAGACCATCTTTACAGCTCAGCAGATGTTATGACTATAGGATTTCCCTTTACGCATTCACCTGCAATCTAGAATGATGTCCTGGCTTGTTGTTGATAGGTCCATACTGTGAATATGTGCCTTTTTATGTTACTTTACACATCATTATCACTGTTAACGTTGATTCCTCATTAGCGTATGATTTTAGTCATACCCTGTGTTATTGGGTATCGTCTTGCATCTTATTTTCCTAATGATGAGCTatttacagtacacacacatacacatgaaaCTTGATATCGAAAAAGCCCTCTTACACACAAACCTTGGGTTTCAATTAGCCCTAGGCTCATATGAGGTTTCTCCTGTGCTTTTTTTGTGCTGTCACAGTTTTGACATATCGTTCTTTGACAGGATTGATCCTGTGTGATAAATAAAACACTAATGAGGTGGACCACACACAGCTCAGAGGCAGCAACTGCACCCCACTGCATAAAGTCTCTTAACAGGAGCTTTACACAGCATGAAAAGACACGTAGCCAGCAGAACATGCATTCAGGGTGGTGACGATTATGGAATGTGGTATATTTGGGCATCTGGATGTTGTGAGACAgtcaaaatctttaaaatattttgCTTTAGGGTAGGTGGGGGTGAGATGTGCCACGGTGGAAAATTTTGTATGGCTTTGGTtatatgaatatttatttataaatggcCCATCAGATGCATTAAATTAAGAAATGCATATGAGGAAAAAGTcagttttatttctaaaaatatgtattatacagtcaaaccaaaaagtattcagacaccagatataatttactttacttattatttacttatacaatatttactcaccctcattttgctCCATTCCTGTGTGACTTTCTTTtaaattttaaagaatgttggtaatcagacagttttttgtttaccattgacttcaattgtatgaaaaaaataaaaaataaatgcacttagacatttctcaaaatatctaatATAAGTAAGAAAGTCTTGGAATGAAATGAGAGAGTAAATGATTGCAGAATTTTTTTTGGTGAACCaacctttaaaataaaaagtgGCACATCTTACCCCACTCTCTTCTACTCCAGAGCCTAGGTGGAAACTATGCATGCCTTGGATGTTAAAGTGTGTATCCATGCAGATGTGGTTAGAATTGTGGCACAAAACAgtgtggtgatgatgatgatgatggtggtggtTTTAGTGACAGCAGTACAGTTTTGGATGAAACACATTCATTAGTATGCAGTTACACTAGGGAAGATGGGCTTCGGCTCAAGGGTAATGTATTACTATTGTAAAATTCTCCCTTTACCCATATGTTTTAATTTGTGGGTCACGGCATATTTCCAGACCATCACAAAAAGTTGATTAATCAGAATCTGTTCCTTCGCCGGTCCTGAGGTTCCAGAGTTAAAAAGAGTATTATTTGATATTCATGAATATTTAGATTTGATCCCACATATGTCACACAACTTCTGTCATGCTCTAGTTGGGAGCAgcttttgattgttttttttttttttttttttttgtacagttgCACACACAGTTTAAATTTACTCTTGAATAGAAAAGCAGGAACTTTAGAACACACATTCTATAGTGTGAATGTTCACCTTTGCCATAAagactttatttaaaaataacaaggcAGACATTTACCTCTGGGGTCGAAGCAAAAGGATTTATTAAGAAGCTGAGAAAGTAGGGATTCGTGAAAGGGGAGAGGGGTGGGTGGCAAGGGGAAACATGGAATGCTTAGGGAGTGGGAAAAGGTACTTTTTCACAGATTCCATTTCATTAAAATTCATCCATGTCAAGATATAATCATACTAAGGATGAGATGTGACCTCTGTGTGATATCCACATTGGTTGGAATAGGTTACGAGCACCACTTTGCACAACTGAATGTCAATCTCCACTTTTATTTTCTCTGGCCCGAACCCTTACATTTGCAAAGTGGGCATGACCCCTTGAAAATGAATTACTGCTGCTAACTACTCACCAAATTGCCAATCTGAAACACAGGGATACAAAGGGCATCTAAAACAAACAACATTCTAGTTATATCTGTAAAAAACTAGAAATCCAGTATGCGCTTGTTATTCTCCTTCATGTCATTCATGCTATTTCTAGATTAGAGTAAGGTTTATGCAGTATTCAGTGGGTTATAGGCTCTAGACAAGGCATTCATAGCTATGAATCTATCAAGGCTCAAGCAGTGGTAAAGGGAAAGCTTTTTACCCTCCTCAGCTTTTGTAGTTTCAAACCAATTCCTTCCTCTCGCACCGCCGTGGCTCAGTCAAGCCTTAAAGCTGATTCTTGGGAGCGCTTGGCTCCATCTTTTtgcctttttgtttttatatCTTTCTTCTCTCTGATTGTATGTGCTTTCCTGCTCTGTTCTGCTCCCTGCCGTGGGCTTGCAAAGCCCTCTCCCTGATCTTTCCTGAGTAGCTGTGCAGTTGCAGACTGCCACGTTGAAGGACCCACATGCTCATTTGAGCAGGTCGTTGGGATGACAGTAAGCAGCCGCTATGGCACAATAGTGGTATCTGAGAAGACGGAAGTGACAGAGTCAGCATCGCTCCGCGTTACGGACAGCTTGGGATGCTCGAGGGCCAGTGCTGCCCGTGGCCTCCCATTCTGTGCCTTCTCGATGGGTTCCAGAAAGACCACATGCTTGTTGTTACTGACCTTGCGGCCGGAGCCCTCCGTAGTGGCAGGTGGTGTTGGTGTCAGGATAGATGACTGAGCACTGCATTCATTTGCAGGGCTCGGAGTTGCTGGTAGAGGCTGTTTGCGACACCAGCAGCGACAGGGTGTCAAGTACAGGTACATAAGGACCAAAATCAGGCTGACGACGCAGCCCAGAAGGGTTGTAAAGCCAGTGTTAAAGGACTCCTCCTCTGGACGGTGCATCTGCACAGTTACGTTAACTTCAAGAGAATCGTTGCTTGACTCTTGATGGTCTTGAACCATGCACAAGTACACCCCAGAGTCGTTCTTGTGTGCTGCCAAGATTTCCAAAGAACCATTTGAGTACATTCGCAGCGTATTGTTATTACCAGGAGGAACAATGTATCCGTGACGTTGGGATACCCACGAATAGTTGAGATGCTTTCCCTTTAATGATGTTACACAATCCAACATCACTGAGTCCCCAGCATCTGCTTCCTTACTAACTTTCCTCATGGGgggttttattttgcaattctcaaaatattgtacATGCTTGAGAAAATGCAACACAGCACGTTTCTCACCGTAAATCAAGCATGTATGCTCCTCTTGAAATTCTGTCACTGAGGTAAAGCCTCTGTACTCCCATTGTTTAAACAAACCGTACATGGAGCACTCGCAAATTAGGCTGTTGTTGTGCAGGAACAATCCATTCTGCACCTTTTCCGTTAAAGCTGAGATGGCCTCGACGGGAAGGTTGGGCATACGGTTCGAACTTAGATCCAGAGTAGTTAGATTGGGATGTTGTTGAATGGAAAAGAAGGGGAAATCTGTCAGTCTGTTATGGCTCAGGTAGGCTTTTCGTAGGTTTGTCAAACCACTCAAGGCTTTGCTTTCTACTGTCACTATGCGGTTGTTGTAGAGGAGTAACTCCTTGATTCCTACTAACTCTTGAAAGTAGTGGTCCTCGATAATGTTCAGTTGATTGGAGGAAAGGTCCAGATGGCGTATGTTGCTCGTGTTCCGGAAGGTTCCAGGAGTGAGTCTGCTCAGCTGATTGTGGGCCAACCGTATGGTGTCAAGATTGGGCAGACCAGCGAAGCTACCCTCCTCAAGACGATCTAAGTTGTTGTGGTTGAGGTCCAGTGTTGCCACCATTACAGGCAACTTCTCCGGGACTTGGTTGAGGCCAAGGTTGGTGCAGCTCAGGATATCGGATGCAATCAGGCAACCAGAGGGGAGGTTAGCTCTGACTAGCTGCAGCAGAAAAGAGCTCAGCATTAGGGGTGCGGCCACACCCTGAGCACACAGCATTGTGCCGTCAGGATGCTTTGGTTGGGAATCGGAGCAGCCAGAGTTTCACCGGGGTAGAGGTCTACACGGTGTCGCCTTGGTTAGGTGTTCCCTTCCTTAAAAATCAGACAGAGCAGATCGCAAGACAAGGAGAACAAAAAGACATCAGTTATTTAATGCAGTGGATACCTTGCTCAAGAATTCTTTGCCGCTTGGCACTGTTCTGTCAGCCTAAGGCATGAAAGTGCATCTATGCaagtactattattatttaatcaacTTACTGTCAGTCTGATTCAAAAACAGCAGAACTCTAATCTTAGAAGTTAAAGACAATAAGATTATCTTTACCTTAAGTTTGCCAACGATTACTCCAAATATCCCGCCTCATAACTCTTGTTACTTGAATTTCGAGTACTGCCCCAGATTTTAGTCCATTCCCAGGTAGAGAGGCATGGCCATTTGAGTCTTCAAAGTGAAAGCAATTGTTTTTGTCCAATCCTCAAGGTTGAGCCCAACCTTCTGTGCACCATCCTTTTAACAGTTGGTGTTGTTTTGCAGCTCTGACATCTGAGACGGCACAGAAGAGGTCTTAAATCAAGAGTTAGCTCGCTGCCGCAGGCTGGAGGATGCTTTTGAGAAAGTCAGCATCCTGTCCAGTTCAGTTAGGATAATCTTGCCCTCAGTTGAACAGCAGGCGCACAACGTGTCACATGAGCACTGGTCCAGAGTAGCCACAATAACAGTCCACAGTACAAACAATCTGTTGTTTGTTTGAACAAGAAGGCAGAGATACGACACAGCTGTTTTATCAGTGTTGCTCCAAAACCGGAAGAAAGTAGTCTTTCAATTTTAGACATAGATTTTGTCCGTCCATTTGGTTCAAATGACATCTAAAGCTAACTCTCAAGTTCCAAGCTTCCAGTGTCCATATGGCATCTGGAGAAACTGGTGAAAAGATGAAACCCCAATCAAAGATCGTAAGACTCCCTGCTCCCAGATCCTGGTCTCCTATCAAAATGTTTTTTCCTCAGCATTCAtccttttttttctccttttcctCTGCTCTCTGAATTGTATGGGTCTTCCTCTTTTTTCTCTAGCGGAGCTTGAGTGTGTACTACActccctctctgtctctctctcttctctctggCGCTCTATAAACAGACATGGAGTTTCGGAGGAGGGGCGATCGGGAGGGGGGTTCTTCTGAGTACTGATTGGTTGAAGCCGGAAATTATGAAAGGGAAGTATTTGCCAGAGCCTCCCCTGGTGGTGctgtccccccccccccatcccTTGTGTTCATCCAATTATACATTTGCCTTTAGTGATACCTCTTAGGCAGGTTATGTTTACTCTCTTTAGCTTTAATATCTCATTGACCTGTGTTAATGGGGATCTGACTAAGCATTAATTGCTTGGATTAAAATTCATATTAATGTGAGAAGTGATTTTATAGATGATTTCTGCTTGGTGCATATGATGTGTAcatactacacacacacacacacacacgtttaatTAGCTATCTAAATGGAGACACAACAAAGACTTCTGTggtttttatatacatattttcttacctaaccctaaccctaccccttacagaaaactttctgcatttttacaatttcaaaaaaccatttactttatttttataccaGTTTTACAAGTGAGGACGTCTCTAAAGGAAGGGAGGTTTTTGGAGATTGTGCAGGTTTTGCACACTTTTGTTTGCTCACTTTATTTTTGTATAAGTTGGAATAGAGTTTTATGCAATTTGGGTCATTTCAGACATTTTAAGTTTAATCTTTGTACAATATGagaaaatatgcaaaataaataataatttagggCATACAATTTTAGTTTggtaattatgcatttattagtaatttattacatatttattaatattattacaaaaatgGCGGATTTGGCTTTATGATTGGCCAGATCCCCTTAATCAAACTCCAGGCGAAGGGTCAATTGAGCAGCCAAGATTGGACAAAGTTTTGAAATAACTGGGTCTATAAATGACTGCAGTTAATGCCATGTGCTGCTCTTTTcacacatttctttaaaaaaaaaataatgatatctATAAAGGTCTTTGTGTCATTTGGAGCAACCACtcatcatgtggtgcaaccaataatagcaataactgtattaaattaaaaaaataatttatctaATTTCTGTGGCTAACATGTGAATAACTGTTACAGTATGCTTAAgtgaattatattttttaaacatttgcatAAGTTTTATGCAATTTACAGAAAAATAAGTCTGATAGCTACATTTAAGAAGGCAACTCTGAAATTATAGAACAAAAATATGAGATCATTTTTtacaaaaagtaaaaagaaatgcaaatactttgtttcCAAACACTTGATTACTGAGAAgatctaaaaaaaatgttaagcatgttaagAAATAATAGTGAATACGTTTTATTATAAATCATGGCCACACCAAATGACATTTTTTAAGGCTACGGCCGATTCATCTAGATGAACAAACACCAAAATCACTTAAATCACTTGTAaaattttaatatgaatttatgtgtacacaacattcttttttttaaca from Garra rufa chromosome 7, GarRuf1.0, whole genome shotgun sequence includes these protein-coding regions:
- the LOC141339097 gene encoding amphoterin-induced protein 3-like isoform X1, with the translated sequence MLCAQGVAAPLMLSSFLLQLVRANLPSGCLIASDILSCTNLGLNQVPEKLPVMVATLDLNHNNLDRLEEGSFAGLPNLDTIRLAHNQLSRLTPGTFRNTSNIRHLDLSSNQLNIIEDHYFQELVGIKELLLYNNRIVTVESKALSGLTNLRKAYLSHNRLTDFPFFSIQQHPNLTTLDLSSNRMPNLPVEAISALTEKVQNGLFLHNNSLICECSMYGLFKQWEYRGFTSVTEFQEEHTCLIYGEKRAVLHFLKHVQYFENCKIKPPMRKVSKEADAGDSVMLDCVTSLKGKHLNYSWVSQRHGYIVPPGNNNTLRMYSNGSLEILAAHKNDSGVYLCMVQDHQESSNDSLEVNVTVQMHRPEEESFNTGFTTLLGCVVSLILVLMYLYLTPCRCWCRKQPLPATPSPANECSAQSSILTPTPPATTEGSGRKVSNNKHVVFLEPIEKAQNGRPRAALALEHPKLSVTRSDADSVTSVFSDTTIVP
- the LOC141339097 gene encoding amphoterin-induced protein 3-like isoform X2; this translates as MLCAQGVAAPLMLSSFLLQLVRANLPSGCLIASDILSCTNLGLNQVPEKLPVMVATLDLNHNNLDRLEEGSFAGLPNLDTIRLAHNQLSRLTPGTFRNTSNIRHLDLSSNQLNIIEDHYFQELVGIKELLLYNNRIVTVESKALSGLTNLRKAYLSHNRLTDFPFFSIQQHPNLTTLDLSSNRMPNLPVEAISALTEKVQNGLFLHNNSLICECSMYGLFKQWEYRGFTSVTEFQEEHTCLIYGEKRAVLHFLKHVQYFENCKIKPPMRKVSKEADAGDSVMLDCVTSLKGKHLNYSWVSQRHGYIVPPGNNNTLRMYSNGSLEILAAHKNDSGVYLCMVQDHQESSNDSLEVNVTVQMHRPEEESFNTGFTTLLGCVVSLILVLMYLYLTPCRCWCRKQPLPATPSPANECSAQSSILTPTPPATTEGSGRKMCQSRPTVTQQPLAPDIWTTHASPQ